One Candidatus Cloacimonadota bacterium genomic window carries:
- a CDS encoding AAA family ATPase produces MAKIITIVNQKGGVGKTTTAVNLAAALAVLERRTLLIDLDPQGNASSGVGIEKDNVELQVYDALIGRESITDCILPTNTQNLYCVPGNINLTGAEIELVHEFAREHKLKEALKPILSDWDYILIDCPPSLGLLTVNAMTASSDVLVPIQCEYYALEGVSQLLNTIRLIQKNLNPTLNIIGILLTMFDKRVNLSMQVAKEVHRYFKEKVFRSVIPRNIKLTEAPSFGKPIFLYDIRSPGAMSYLNLANEVIERSR; encoded by the coding sequence ATGGCAAAGATTATAACGATTGTAAATCAAAAGGGGGGAGTGGGGAAAACCACTACCGCAGTCAATCTGGCAGCAGCTTTAGCCGTATTGGAGCGGCGTACTTTGCTTATAGACCTAGATCCGCAAGGGAATGCTTCCAGTGGTGTAGGAATCGAAAAAGATAATGTGGAACTGCAAGTATATGATGCACTTATTGGCCGAGAGTCGATTACGGATTGTATTTTGCCCACAAATACCCAAAATCTGTATTGTGTACCGGGGAACATCAATCTTACCGGAGCCGAAATAGAATTGGTGCACGAATTTGCCCGTGAGCATAAGCTTAAGGAAGCCCTTAAACCAATTTTGAGCGATTGGGATTATATCTTGATTGATTGCCCACCATCATTGGGACTATTAACAGTAAATGCCATGACTGCTTCCTCAGACGTATTGGTTCCAATTCAATGCGAATACTATGCCCTGGAAGGAGTAAGCCAATTGCTAAATACTATTCGCTTGATCCAGAAAAACCTAAATCCTACTTTAAACATCATCGGCATCCTGCTAACAATGTTCGATAAGCGGGTTAATCTGAGTATGCAAGTAGCCAAAGAGGTACATCGCTATTTTAAGGAAAAGGTATTTCGCAGCGTTATTCCACGCAACATCAAATTAACTGAAGCTCCAAGCTTTGGCAAACCCATATTTTTATACGATATCCGCTCGCCAGGAGCCATGAGTTATCTAAACTTGGCAAATGAAGTAATTGAACGCAGCAGATGA
- a CDS encoding ParB/RepB/Spo0J family partition protein — protein sequence MNEHLGRGLSALIPNDDSATRSEAGIGILPIERILPNRYQPRKRFDPDKLKELSQSILENGIIQPLIVTKSAGSNYELIAGERRLEAAKLAGLDSVPVVIRSVSKKEQLQMAIIENIQREDLNPIEEALAYSALAEDFGLTHAQIAQVMSKDRATISNSLRLLKLPQKVMNMVAEESLSAGHARAVLMVEPEFQLKFAEFIVKY from the coding sequence ATGAACGAACACCTAGGCAGAGGACTTTCAGCTCTTATTCCAAATGATGACAGTGCTACAAGAAGCGAAGCAGGAATCGGCATCCTGCCCATCGAACGTATTTTACCCAATAGATATCAGCCCCGAAAAAGATTTGACCCCGATAAACTGAAGGAACTCTCACAATCGATCTTGGAAAATGGCATTATTCAACCACTTATTGTAACAAAAAGCGCCGGAAGTAATTATGAACTAATAGCGGGAGAGCGAAGATTAGAAGCTGCCAAGCTGGCAGGATTAGATTCAGTTCCGGTGGTGATTCGCTCAGTATCTAAAAAAGAGCAATTGCAGATGGCAATTATTGAGAATATTCAACGTGAAGACCTAAATCCCATCGAAGAAGCACTAGCATATTCGGCATTAGCGGAAGATTTTGGGCTTACACATGCTCAAATTGCTCAGGTGATGTCCAAAGATAGAGCCACTATCTCAAATAGCCTACGCCTGCTAAAACTACCTCAAAAAGTAATGAATATGGTAGCCGAAGAAAGCCTGAGTGCTGGTCATGCCCGGGCAGTTTTGATGGTGGAACCGGAGTTTCAACTCAAATTTGCCGAGTTCATTGTAAAATAT
- the rsmG gene encoding 16S rRNA (guanine(527)-N(7))-methyltransferase RsmG yields the protein MIPEKTIFEEYLAKLDLPNIAQLMGQFEHYHSLLTEHNRQVNLVSRKMPPQNYWIQHFLDSLLAVECLDFTDKTVLDFGSGGGLPGIPIKLVKPECELVLLDSIAKKTKVLMEMVEALSLHKIGVECARLEDYAFLARRPGFDIILCRAIALQERYYSPLRRLLKPSGHLVMYKSRSVDDLEGIRFKEILVREDEHLGMRRLLQIAQRDLMKR from the coding sequence ATGATACCAGAAAAAACAATATTTGAAGAATACCTAGCCAAACTTGATTTGCCTAATATAGCCCAATTGATGGGGCAATTTGAACACTACCACAGTCTTCTTACGGAACACAACCGACAGGTGAATCTGGTTTCCAGAAAAATGCCGCCCCAGAATTATTGGATACAGCATTTTCTTGACAGTCTCCTTGCTGTGGAATGTTTGGATTTTACAGATAAGACAGTTTTGGACTTTGGTTCTGGGGGAGGTTTACCCGGCATTCCCATCAAACTTGTTAAGCCAGAGTGTGAGCTAGTGCTCTTGGATAGCATAGCCAAAAAGACGAAGGTGCTAATGGAAATGGTTGAAGCACTGTCTCTGCACAAAATTGGTGTGGAATGTGCCAGGTTGGAGGATTATGCCTTTTTGGCACGGCGTCCCGGTTTTGATATAATCTTGTGCCGAGCGATTGCGCTGCAGGAAAGGTATTACTCTCCGCTAAGACGGCTACTTAAACCTTCAGGTCACTTAGTGATGTATAAATCGAGGTCAGTTGATGATCTTGAAGGAATAAGGTTTAAAGAAATATTGGTTCGCGAAGATGAACATCTGGGGATGCGTAGATTGCTACAGATTGCCCAGCGCGACCTGATGAAACGCTAA